The Helianthus annuus cultivar XRQ/B chromosome 11, HanXRQr2.0-SUNRISE, whole genome shotgun sequence region GGAACCGTTTTCTCCCAAACTTAAGAACCGGAACTGGACCGAAATCCAACAATACGGTTCAGATCTGGCGGTTCCGGTTCGTTTCCCCGGTTCTCTGGCGGTTCAGAACCATAAATTGCTCAGCCCTAGGAGGAACAAATGCAAGAAGAAATACAATTCAAAATTAAGGGGTGAATAAAGGTTAATCTTGAATAATTAGTAAAGTTAAGGGtttattttaatatgttttaTTAAAGTTTGATTTATTTTAGGTAATTAGCTTTGTAATAAGTTTATGAATTAATATCTTGCAGAGAAAGTTTAGTAGTACTATAAATTGGTGTCTAGGTTAATGTTTTTATTTGTCCATTTTCCTTGCAAGTTCGTTTGATTGAATAGAAAGAATCGCGGGTTTGTCCCCCAATATCTCGTGTTCGTGTTTGTTGATAAGATTGTTTGCACCGTCCGAACCAACCTATTTTTAAAGCTCAAGCTCGAGCTCAACTCGTGAGTATTTTTTTAAGCTCAACCTCCGCATTTTTTATAGGTTAATATATAATAGCGACCAACTTTGTTTTTTTGTTTCATAAGCTAGATTACGTGCACTACAATACTCAGTTTGTCATGTAAATTCATTAATATAAATATTTAATGCAAAttaaatgtgtgtgtatatgtagaGGGATGGGTTAAAAGGAGAACCATCTTAAGTTGTGAGAACCGTAAGAACTAGGTCATTTAAAaggttttttcgatttttttttcttaaaagtcATAAAAAATCACTTGTTGcagcaaaacaaaaaaaaattaaaaaaatgccGCATACACACATTTACATGAGgcataaaaaatatttattttcgtACAAAATTTACACCAGCGTGTAAAAAAACTTGCATCAGTCAAAATACCGAGtttgacaatttttttttactttttttacagatttgtttataatatttttatctacattagtaccaaaaaaaaatttggtccaactcACGCGGAAAGAAggagttctcacggttctcacaagtTATGGTAGTTTTCATTTGAATcgagccctatatatatatgtgtgtgtgaataTGCTTTTAAGTTGTCGCATATCTACAATCAAAAAATGATTTTAATGAAAATCTTTGAGACCTCTAAACTTTAAATTGTTACTTTTCTAGCTATTATTTTTAATTTGACCTTTAAGTTGACGAAATTACCATATAGCACATAGCAAGAGTCAAATGAATTATTTTAGTATGGGTAAAAATAGCTAGGTTGGGTTGGGTTTACTCACAAACACCTTTTTGCCTTTTTTTCCCCTTATAAACAAATAGTTAATGCAATTAAGTATAATTACAAAAGAGAAATTTACTACAATAATTCAATTCCATGATTAAAACGATATACAAGTTAATATTCAATAAATTTCAGTCGGTCGAAGTATTACCCGTTCAACCGGTTAGAGATGAAACAACCAAACAATGATTCAGTTATCCAATCAACTGCTGGCCTGACATCACAAAGGGACCGACTTGCTTGTTTTATCTGGCCCAACCCAGCCTTCGTAAATTGTAATATGTTTTTCTCCTTCACTTTTTCCAAATGGATTTGGACTCAGCCCAGCCAAGGAGCCCATTTAATGTGTAGCCTTTGCATTTTTTGAGCCTCTAATATTTATGTACTAaactagtagatgccccgcccgcgttgcggggcgatggccgaataattttcaaccaattaaaaaagaccactataattttgctaggaaaaaaaaaacaaaaacgatgataagaccgtaattttgagCTCAGGggaaaactgtaatttttcaggactaatgagccagtTTTAGGCAACACCTTGAcacgaaaaaaaataaaatcgagtaaaccaattaaaacaaaaaacctttatagttttggtaaaaaaaacctaaaacgatgggaaaacgtaatttttaactgagggccaaatcataattttaattcaaGGATAAATCGTAAACTAAATGGACCAACGGGCGAGTGCCATGAAGTTGCCGGCACAACTGTTATTTTGCACTGGGGGCAAACTTGTAATGTCACCAGGAAGGCAAAATGTTAATTTAagctgagggcaaaatcgtaacctggctgtgagaaaaaaaactaatggcgaAAGTATCAATTTATacgggacaaaatcgtaatttttagccaATGGGAAAATTAATCGTAACCGTAACCTGGCTGTGAGaaataaaaaaactaatggcGAAAGTATCaatttatacggggcaaaatcgtaacttttaGCCGATGGGAAAATTAGAATTTTTAGCCGGGagtaaaagcgtaaatttatttttaagcgtgggcaaaaacataactttgaactgATAGCAAAACCGTATATTTAagggaaaaaaactaatggcaaaagtgtaaactgaaacgggtcaaattcgtaattttttaccgggggcaaaattgaaatatttagctgggagcataagcgtaaatttatttttaagcgggggcgaaaacataatttttaactgatggcaaaatcgtaattttaaagggGATAAAAGCGTAAATTTCTTGGGCCAATAGAGGAGTGCCAGATAGCTGCCTAGCACTATTATGGCTGCCGCCCTTTTTGTCCAATTGAATGGCGGCACTATTGCCGGCTGACGAAAGCATCTTATATTTGTAGTAGTTGTAAATTCAATTTCATTGGGTTTTTATAAGTCAAACAAGAGTTGGCAAACCGTACCCAAACCGGTTTTTCCCATCGAAACCGTCCTGGACTGACAGAAACCGCCCATTACCCACGAGTTTGGCTCCTAGGATCTCAAAACCGACCGAATCGGTTTCTAGCCCAAACTGGTCCCAGAACCGGCCGGTTCAAACAAGTTTCAACCAGTTTAAACGGGTTTTAGCTGTTGGATCGTCCCAACCGTTTAGGGCTCAAATCTAGTTGTCCCCTTCCCCCTCCCAAAAAAATCACTATTTTGCGATCCCTTGTTACTATAAATACCTAGCAGGTGTATTTGGTTGATCACAATTTAGAAAACCAAAAATCGCTTACGAAAAACGCAAAAAAATGCTCTCGTCTTGCAAACGTTTTCCTTCACCATATTTTTGGGATGCTTCCAGGTGTTCCCGTTTGGACCGAAGACAAGGAGTAGACATTGGACCTTGATTTTGTATACATTATGACCTTAGACTTacaagagggggggggggtatatggTATCATTGTCATCCTGATTATCGAAATTGCTTCAAGGACATATTTGACGAGGAAATTTGCAACCGAGCGTACAAGCAATGAAATCAAAAGAAAGATGCTTACAGTACTTAAAAGATTTCACATAATCTACTGCAGACGGATGGACGAGTTGGAAGATCTAAATAACGATGAGAATGTTGTTGATGAATTTGTAGCCGAATATAAACGAGTTAATGGAAGATCGTTTACTAAAGTTACAAATTTAAAAGCTTATAATGGACGTCACTTTGTAATTTGTATTATGTATTTTTATATTAGTGATATGTTATGTTTAAATAGGTGTATATTGATGATATTTCGTTTTGTGTAATCTTTTCAAATGTCGACTACAAAATGCACGAAAAAAAATACGAGTTTGTTTGAAACtgaaaccaaaccaaaccgaaaTAGCGTAAAAAAACCAACGCCCAAACTGGTTTGGAACCGAATCGAAACCGGCACCTAAACCGCCTTGGCCAAAAAACGGTACTAGACCAAACCGGTTTTTAAACCGGAAGAACTGATAAATGGCCAACTCTAGGTAAAACAAGTATTAATTGATTGGAAAAAAAATGTAGAGATTTAATAAAGAAATACTTACAGAACTATATAGCTAATTATCATATAACTAACAAATATCAAACTTGGTATCTGAGTTTACTCTAGTTGTTTGTTTTTAGTGCATTTTTTTATACTTTCAATTTTACCCTTATACTTTAAATAATATATGCTTTTAATCCGtttaatttttatttgatttgatttttctttttgtcgttatcttttttcttttttaaagtTGAATACGTAGCTGTGTTGAAAACCCCGTTTAAAAACTTTCGTTCGTTAACTTTTTTAAgaaagttttattttttaaagagcCTCTCTTGGGGTATATGGTGTCTatggtttttgtgttttttgattAGGTTGTTATACCAAGTGTCGGTACTATACAAGTACCTAAACTAAACAAACCGAATTGATATTGACTGAGTTCCCCTACCATCACACGGGGGAATCCTGCTAGTTATATATAACAACAGTTGTAAGTTGCAGACACAATAGACTTATTGGGTTTCTCACATTCTCTGCTATACTTTTAGAGTTTCTCATATTCGTCACAAAAGTTTTCAAGTTTTAATGTCGTGGCACTGTAATCCACTTAATCAAGTTGGCACTCATCTGATACTAATGCTAAAcattaaagctaaaccctaaatactaatgctaaaccttaaagctaaactctaaatactaatgctaaacctTAAAGATAAACCTTAAAAAGTAAATTGTTTCCCCTCAAACATAGATGTATAATAGTTATGTTCCACTTCTCTCAAAAAGCTTTGAAAACCTTGTGCACACAAAAAATAAGTGTGACTGGGCCAATTGGTCAATGAACGAATAGATATAACTACAATAAAATACActaaacttgaaaaaaaaaattaactactTTTCTACATTACACGAATAAACCTAAATTTAAACCGGAACCATTGTTACTTCTCTACATTACACGAATAGATCTAAATTATGTCTTTGCCCATGTTTGAACTGGAGACCTCTGACTTTATCAAGTGGGCTATCCTCTGAAAAATATTTCATACTTGGATTCAAAAATCATTGAAGAGCATTGATCACTTTTATTGTTTATTGAGATACTTGCACAAATGGTCGGTCTTTTGGTATACACTAGTGATCCTTTTTGCATACTAGATCATTATATGTATGGTCTTTGTCACCAacacatgttaaaaaaaatgttCATAAATTAATATGAATACATCATTTGTAGAGATGAAGAACAAAAAGCGTTATAGTCTGAAATCAGTGAGTACCAAACATGCTCATTTGCTATCATCAAGCAAAGATAATGATTGAATAGAATATTCTTTGGAAAATTTTAAGGTACTTGAAGTTGAAACATATAAAGAGAAATTCATAGTCAACTCAgcacaaaacaaaaacaaaaacaaaaaaactgCATCCTCTAGATCTATGATAACATGAGACATGATTTTACTTAACATAAATCCTTAAAACACAAGCTCATGAGGCTTCATGCCTGCCTTGAGTGAGAATCTAGCCCCCAAATAGCTTTTCAGATCTGGAACAGCTTCGATGGCTGCAATCAACGCTGCATCGACGGTTTTCTGGTCGTCTTTCTTGTCTTGTGGGAGGACGTTCTTCTCCTATAACGCGCATCGACCAAAAAACAATTAGGTATACGAAAACATGGACCCAAAGGAGATATAAGCCAACAATACCTCTTTCTCTGCTTCAAAAAACTCGCCCTCgcctttcttcttctttttctcaaCCTTCTTTCCAAAGTACTTGTCGTCAAACTTTTCCACATTTACCCCTGAGATGTCTACCTTTGTTGATGTGGCGATAACGTACGACTGGTTCACTCTCCTCAAAGGAACACCATTGATCTTAAAGGGACCTATATATAAAAAACAAGTCAATGATTCCAAAAAACATAATAGAATTTGGATAAAAACCGATAACAATATGTGAATAAACATTTGAGTACAGGTTGATCTCTACCAACAATCATACTTGAAACAatgtataataaataaaaatcttcataAAATGATATGTACATATACAAATCTAATTCGTTTCATCTTTTGAATTTCAACACTTGAAAAATTCATAAAAACTGttatatttagagtaaattacaaaaatcgtcctctatgtatgtcacttattgcaactGTCTCCTTTTTCtacaataattacagaaaacgtactctcCTGTTTgtaaacccttgcaagttatgtcctttagctctATCTCAGTTAATTTGTTGTGGTTAAatatgaccaaatggaccccacatgagggtattttggtcattttactctcatgtgaggtccatttgttcagatttaaccacaaaaataccctcatgcgGGGTCCATTTGgttagatttaaccacaaaaattaaccgagttagggctaaaggacataacttgcaagggtttgcaaacatcgagtacgttttcaataattattgaagacaaaggacacagtttgcaataactgacatacataaaggacgatttttgtaatttactctttataatATTGGTACAAGTACACTTAAtctaaaaatgagaaaaaaaaataaaaaaataacaaatagaGCATTAGCAACTgcaaacataaaaataaaataaaaaactattTTATGAAAAAAAGAAGTATGCAAAACTGGCAaacacaaaaaataaataaataaatcaaggGTTTTAATCAACAGATATGaagataaaaaataaattacCAGTAACCAGCAACAATCCAGAAGTAAGTTGTTTCAGAAAAACAACCCTCTTTCCCTTGAATCTCCCGGCCAGTATAATCAGCACAGTTCCTGGGGTAATGCTAGCCCTAAACACGTAAAAACGATCAAAAAAAATCAACAAGAACAATATATCCATGACTtaaacataacattcaatagCGCACCGCTAGCGAGAGGCTATCTGGTCAACAAATCGTCTACATGAACCTCTCGCCTCACGCTTTTAAGACCACGGGCATAAAAACAATCAATGTATATACCTGAGTTTAGTTGGTCTGGCTTTGCGCTTGTTAACAAGCGGTTTCTTAACATCATCAGCTGGGTAAAACTTTGGGGGTTTCTCAGCTGGAGCGGCAGCAGCAGCTTGCTTCTCATGTTTAGGGAATGCACCACCATTCTTAGCCTTGATGGCCCATAAACCCCTCTTGTGGTACATCTTGGACCGTGAGTATTTGCCCACACCCCTGATCAAGTCAGGGTTCCTGCTAACGTGTGGCTTTCTGTCCTTCGGTGCCATTGGTCTTCTGCTTTTACAACAATGACCGTTTAAAATTCCAATACCAAAACACAAGTTTTCAATGGCTTTAAAGGTACTAAAATTGTAAATTTCGAACACGAAAAGAACCTAGCTTAAGATTCATGGGTATTGGTTTAGtatctatgcagttaatgcggtaaaataccggatatcggtcaaggactgaTATTAGAGATACAGGTTATCTCGATGAGATATCAGTGGGAtattggtaattttaatataatgtagaatttatatatatagcaatataacactaataattcagtgatatatcgaaTCTATCGGTTTTATCTGTCaaatatcagtgatatatcggttatatcagtcaatatcgccgatattatcggtaccgatattttgaccgatatttgagaCCGATATTTTAATAGGGGACAGATATAACATCAATACTAACTGCATAGTATAAATAAGTCCGGGTCATCTTCTAGTCGAACCCACTAACAAGTTTTAGCTAAACAGGCTGTGTTCAGGTCAACCGGTCTGGCTAGTGAGTTAACCCCTTATTTTTCTAGTTTTTTTGAAAAGGATGTTTTGTGTTATAAAACAAACAGGTTGGGTATTTTACACATAAACTTACAATTTTAAAAAAGTcttaaaattttataaataaatgtaaatcttttatataaaattataacTTTAAAGTATAAATACGATTTAAAAGATAAAACAGGTCTCTTCATGTCAACATGCAAATATTTGTGTTGCGTTCGGGTTCGGGTTCATACCTTAAGTTCATCACACTCTAAAAACACACATTATTtcacatttttttattaaattcatATATCATCATTACAAATATATGATAACATATCTAATCAAACAACAAATCAAgtaaaaaacagtttttttagcTCAAAATTTTCTAACTTTCAGCTCAAACTAAACTAATTCAAAATGCTACAATTCTTAATCGGCTAAAAATTCGAAAAACTTCACAGAATAATGCGAAATCAGCAATTTGCAGACACTAATAAATATATTACAACTTATTAACATACAAAATCTCGATAAATGTAAGTAAAAATTAATGTATGACGAAAAGAAGAACATATTAAAGATGTTTGTAGTAAGAATCAATAATCAATTGAAGATAAAACGAAGGTTACCGGTGATTTGTTGCTCCGATGAAGCGCGGCGGGTTGAAGGGGCAGAGAGGGTTGAAGGGATGAAACCCTAATAGGTTGTGATATATGATAAAAATGAGTGGGTTTGTTGGGCTTAATGATGGGCTTTTGTTGGGTCTAATAGATGTGCAGGATTTGCAATGGTGTTTTATGTTGGGTTGATTGTAGGAATGGTTATGGCccatagtattattattattattattatcattatcattatcattttATTTGAATAGTTGAGTGTTTGAATAGTCGGAATATTTTCTTATCAAACAAGGTGTTACAAAAGTATTTTTTAATATGACACGTGTTAGAAAGTGATAAGTTCATACGACACGAAAATATATAGGTTTTGGGTTGGTATATCTAAGCTTTTAGAAAACGAGTCGTGTTTGAGTCGAGCTGATTAAATAAATGTGTTGTGTTCATGTTGACCTTTTAGCAGGCTTAGTTAAACAAGTAGATCCACTATCATGTTTAACTCGTTTTTTATAACCCACCAACCCGATTAACACGTTTACAACTTGACTATTACTCACGACCCATTTGGCACGTTCAAATAAATGGGTTAAACCAAACGTGTTCAAATTACAAGATTTTATGTATGTGCAGGCGAAGGTTAATGTTTTTGACACAAATAAAAATATGGGTCGTTTTTAGTTGACCTATCAACCCGACACGATAGGTCATCCTAACAAATACAAAGTGTTGTACTTTGTAGCTCATTTTCAATGGGTCATTTAGTTACCATGCATGTTGAAATGCCTTTCGATATTACTTTTGATCAGGTCTTGCTGAATGGTTTGTCAATAGTAGTTGCGCGTTAGCAATAACTAAGCATTAGTGGTAACCGATCACCAGTAGCAACGATCTCAGAAGCAAGTGTCTTATTAGTGGTAACTACAACAAAAGGTATATTGTTGGTACTAACTACATCAATAATAAGCATGCTATATATCGTTAGTAACTTGGGCACTCAACAATTGTTGTTAGCAATAACTAGTCATTAGCAAAAACTTAGGTAATCAACATTAACTTGATTATTATTGAAGGAGTAACCATGTTAGTATTAAGCAGACAATCATCAATGATAATTGAGTTACCATTGAACGAATTTTCTGTTGTCGGAGAATTATTATTGACCTCCAAGTTTCTAAGTAACATATACTTTTTCACGAAAAAGTTATATTGTTTTAACTAAATTTTGTGATGGTTCCCCAACTATAAAAACATAAGTGTTTGATCATTACCTGGTACACGGTTTCATAATAGAGACATGCATTCTCATTTTTGTTTCTCTTTGAATAATTTGGTTCAAATTTTGAATGTTCCATAGAAATAATTCAATCTAATACTGATAAATCCAGGATTTAGAAGGTATAAAACTTACACGTTTAGCGTTAAGGCTCATTGACCTCTCCAAATGCGGATGGTCCAATTTTATTTTCGATCTGGCACAATCGATTTTTTACTCTTTTTCATTGGTTGTGGACTGTGGTCCTGATGGGGATGAGAAGAAAAATTTTCCATTAGTTGTGGTCCTTAGAAAAAAAAAGTCTCAGTTTTACtatgtctaataataataataataataataataataataataataataataataataataataataataacataaaatAGTGTTAGAAAGATATGTAATTGCTATAAAATAGTGTTAGAAAGATATGTAAttgctattattattattattattattattattattattattattattattattattattattattattattattgatgaTATCTATTAATTTCTAACACTTTTGAGGAATAGTGGCCTTTTTTGggttttgtctttttctttttttcttttctttctttgtttttttacaCTAAAAATTTCTAATATggctttttttgttttttttattgttttgttttgttttttctttctttctttcagtCTGTACAGTAAActttattattttcattttttaataaaattttagtgTTGTTAGATATTTATTATGTTTTTTTCTCTGGTTTGatcattgtttggttgttattgATCCTGTCTATTAATCTTTGAGGAATAGTGGTCTTTTTTTTGGGTTTTGTCTtttcctttttttcttttctttctttctttacaCTAAAAATTCCTAACATggctttttttgtttttttattgttttgttttgttttttctttctttctttctttctttctttctttatgTACGGTAAatttattattttcatttttaataAAGTTTTAGTGTTGTTAGATATTTATTACGTTTTTTTTTCTTGAGTTTGTTCGTCGTTTGGTTGTTATTTACCACGATGTTTAGTGGTCACATTTAGTCTCTCATAGTTTTTTACCCCATCAAAATTTCAATACGTGTTGGTATACATTCAACTTCGTCTTTATTTTATGCCACGTGAGTCACTCGATGTTAAAAATTCGTGATTTTGTTTAACGTTTTTTCCGATTCTGGCCGCCGTTTGATTGCTACTTAGCACAGTTTTACGCCTCACGCCCCACATTCCGCAACGTTGGCAACACGGTTTTATGCCCTCGCCTGCAATGCTGGAGGTTAAGACTAGTTATTATTATTCATGTTTTTTATAGTTGATAAAATGTTTAATATAATAAGAATTAACTTACGAATTTAAATTACGGGATGAGGGACTTGAGAAATAAAAGCTTGTATATCACATCATCTCACGTCGCCGTGAGAGGGAGAGATCGTACCATTTTCATAATAAACAGAAACAACTTTTACTGTTTCACGTATTTCGGCACCCTATTTTTGCTTTCCTTTAGAATAAAGGGTATGGAGAGGATGGGCTTGGAGGGGATGAGCCGCCACGTCGACGCCACGTAGGAATGGCTCGGAGTGGATGGACCTAGAGGgggggggatgaacccctttatgtatatatatgtatgtatgtatgtataggtatatgtgagaggcAAGAGAAGAAAGGAGGACCGGCTACCCCGGCTGTGGGGTGCCGGGTGTGCCGAGCCGAGccccaggggggcggtgtgggggaccggcgccggtcctagccgggcctcagccggcccccataccttctagtcttagGATAATGCTTTAAAGATTTCATCTGCAAATCCTTCCAAAATATGTCTTTGATTTGTCCATTTTCATATAACTTAATTAATATTTCAGCAACCATTTCagtaaatttatttatctttcatataaatatataaaaaaccatCACTTGAAACTAACCGTAAAACCCTTTTAAGCCTTCAAAAAACATGTTCGAAACTGACCTTAAAACCCTTTTAAGCCTTCAAAAAACATGTTCGAAGAAATTATACACTCTCTTAGAAGACAAAGTCGATGGAAACCCCACCGGCTTTGCCTCCCCCTCCCTCATACTTTCACGACGTTGCAATTTTATCTCCTTGACTTTGGTACCTTCGAAGTCtcataaaatggcaaatttagtccctaaactaaTACTCCATTTTACAAATAGTTTGCTTTTGACACCCCAACTTGTGATAGTTTCCTTTTCAGCCCCAACTTTTTTATAGTTTCCTACTTAccccaaaactttatcaaattttatctttaccctttcttagcccttaagtttaggaaatgtatttttaaccacttaactttttattAACTTTGTAAATGCCACCTTCACCACCTCGAGAGTTTTTGGcttgacgatataaattcgagttagtcaGGTCGCGTATAATACattatgattgtacgatataaattcgatttgcgttacgttttgatccaatcgcaatgcaactataggttacattgagttcaatcggatacgtcaggacgtgcgttttcatatggttaacacatcacataacagTTGGACTAATCTGTTCGATATTTGCGAAGTAACCGCGCTGCAACGCGCACAGGTCTTATTACTAGTTCTATCCTAAAATTCTAGTCCATACGATATGAACCTTAGACATGTGATTTGGTTGAGTTTTAAAGTTGAAATTGTGTATTTCTTTCTGTGTATTTCTTTCGGACTTCGGACAAGATTAAGAAGTTGAAAACCTTAATATTACTTTGTGTATTTTATAATGGCTTGAATATGTGTATTTTATAATAATGGCTTAAATAAGGAGATAGGGTGATAATGGCTTAAATTATTGGCTTTTGAAATTATATGGAGACATTCTCTCCATAATCTTCTCCCCAATTTTAGTCCATGTTTCCTCTCCCTAATTTTAGTCATAATAGTTgattccttttttttattttgtcctttatattTTCTATATAAACAGAGTCATACTCTCTGTTCTTGTATTCAGAAAATAAAACTCAATAAAAAGGGATACCTTTGAATTTCTtaatggtatcagagcagtgatCCTACTGCTCGATTAAAGACACATGACGGGTAGATTtaatgatgatgaggatgattggGTTATGGATTCGGAAGCCACCGAACACACAACTTATCTAAACAATAttcttgaaaacaaaagaaaggaTCCTCATGAAATGCCTGTGGTTATTCCTAATGGTGATGCGATCCCGGTTGAAGGAAAGGGTGACTATACTTTACCAGGAGGCACCAAAATAAAGGGAATATTGCATGTCCCAAAGTTTACTTGCAATCTTCTTTCCGTCAGTCGTTTGACTAAAAATCTTCAATGTTctgtgactttctttcctggttTTTTGTGTGATGCAGGGTCTCCGTTCGAGGAACTTGATTGGTGCGTGTAAGTGTAAAGGAGGTCTATACCGAATGGGGATGTTTGGGAAAGAGAGAAATGCTATGACTGTTACGGTTGAAAGATGGCATAAAAGGTTGGGACATAC contains the following coding sequences:
- the LOC110889794 gene encoding 60S ribosomal protein L6, translating into MAPKDRKPHVSRNPDLIRGVGKYSRSKMYHKRGLWAIKAKNGGAFPKHEKQAAAAAPAEKPPKFYPADDVKKPLVNKRKARPTKLRASITPGTVLIILAGRFKGKRVVFLKQLTSGLLLVTGPFKINGVPLRRVNQSYVIATSTKVDISGVNVEKFDDKYFGKKVEKKKKKGEGEFFEAEKEEKNVLPQDKKDDQKTVDAALIAAIEAVPDLKSYLGARFSLKAGMKPHELVF